Within Patescibacteria group bacterium, the genomic segment AAACTTGGCCGCGTTTTCCAGAATATATTTTTTCACTTCTTCCGCCTTTTGGTCCGAACCGCAAGTTGGAACTTTTGTGGTTATTTTTCCCGTTGAATTTAATAATCTCATAAATTTTTAGTTTTTTTGTTATTAATCCATTCTTTGTTGATCCATTTTTTGTCAATGGCCTCTTCCAAATCAATTCCCAGCAAATGCGCGTTGACTATGGCCATGCCCACAACATCGGCCAATTCTTTCGCCACTTGTTTTTTTGAAATTTTTTTCGGCAAATGTTTTTCCGGCCGGCTTTTTTTCCGGTGGATCAGAACCGCCT encodes:
- a CDS encoding MazG nucleotide pyrophosphohydrolase domain-containing protein; translation: MDFKELQNKVVKNAIDYGKKYNVRIDADFALLKLYEEVGELAQAVLIHRKKSRPEKHLPKKISKKQVAKELADVVGMAIVNAHLLGIDLEEAIDKKWINKEWINNKKTKNL